From one Branchiostoma floridae strain S238N-H82 chromosome 3, Bfl_VNyyK, whole genome shotgun sequence genomic stretch:
- the LOC118411434 gene encoding uncharacterized protein LOC118411434, with the protein MTNVVQFVSLVTVKERKVLLTSASSQIVVKVAGCCTQHPQRQGLSRSKRGRKKTASAIEDERLLDAVRNGRTLVRNKRQEDDFKKLKDGLAEMNATANNELLAKCGSCGNPMKLPADRTWKGRVKFFKIHYDKCNKRRQSNETSRQLISDSKNAMSSWLQNKPSTSTSAETAMNEEFPDVDIIPDLDSIPELELM; encoded by the exons ATGACAAACGTGGTGCAATTTGTCTCCTTAGTGACGGTGAAGGAGAGGAAGGTGCTACTTACCTCTGCCTCCAGTCAAATTGTGGTGAAGGTCGCTGGCTGTTGCACACAGCATCCACAAAGACAAG GTTTATCCAGAAGCAAGCGCGGCAGAAAGAAGACAGCAAGCGCCATCGAGGACGAGCGTCTGCTTGATGCTGTCCGAAACGGCCGTACCCTTGTTAGAAACAAGAGGCAAGAGGACGACTTTAAGAAACTGAAAGATG GACTGGCAGAGATGAACGCCACGGCCAACAACGAACTGTTGGCCAAATGTGGGTCATGTGGCAACCCCATGAAGCTCCCAGCGGACCGTACCTGGAAAGGGCGAGTCAAGTTTTTCAAGA ttCACTATGACAAGTGCAACAAAAGGAGACAATCCAATGAGACGAGCCGACAGCTGATCAGCGACAGCAAGAACGCCATGTCTTCCTGGTTACAGAACAAGCCATCCACGTCCACATCCGCTGAGACGGCGATGAACGAAGAATTCCCGGACGTTGACATCATCCCAGATCTCGACAGCATTCCAGAGCTTGAGTTGATGTAA